One genomic region from Clostridium saccharobutylicum DSM 13864 encodes:
- a CDS encoding ABC transporter permease, whose amino-acid sequence MNENVKSNLKKYRSLIGLFLLCVIIAIATPRFLTLSNITNVLTQIAVNAIIAVGMSFVILTGGIDLSVGSTVALSGAVAASVVLSTGSIPLAIIAAIIVGAVIGLINGVLVSKGKLQAFIATLATMTIFRGETLVFTQGNPISKLPESFMVLGNGSLGFLPVPILITIIVAVIAIYALSQTKLGRYIYAVGGNEDSSRLSGINTNKIKTLVYMVAGIASAIGGIILTSRIGSASPNAGTGYELDAIAAVVIGGTSLSGGEGKISGTIIGALIIGVISNGLNLMNVSPFYQSIVKGLVILIAVLLDKKQKNN is encoded by the coding sequence ATGAACGAAAATGTAAAATCAAATTTAAAGAAATATAGATCACTTATAGGATTATTTTTGTTATGTGTGATAATAGCAATTGCAACTCCAAGATTTTTAACACTTTCAAATATAACTAATGTTTTAACACAAATTGCAGTAAATGCGATAATTGCAGTAGGAATGAGTTTTGTTATATTGACAGGGGGAATAGATTTATCAGTTGGATCGACAGTAGCATTAAGTGGTGCAGTAGCAGCTTCAGTAGTATTATCTACAGGAAGTATTCCACTTGCAATTATAGCAGCAATAATTGTAGGGGCAGTTATTGGTTTGATTAATGGTGTTTTAGTTTCTAAAGGAAAATTGCAAGCATTTATAGCAACCTTAGCAACAATGACAATATTCAGAGGTGAAACACTTGTATTTACACAAGGTAATCCAATTTCAAAATTACCAGAAAGTTTTATGGTTTTAGGAAATGGATCTTTAGGATTTTTACCAGTTCCAATTTTAATAACAATAATAGTTGCAGTAATAGCAATATATGCTTTGTCTCAAACAAAACTAGGAAGATATATATATGCAGTTGGAGGTAATGAAGATTCATCAAGGCTTTCAGGAATTAATACGAATAAAATAAAAACATTAGTATACATGGTAGCAGGGATTGCGTCAGCAATTGGAGGAATTATATTAACAAGTAGAATTGGATCAGCTTCACCTAACGCAGGAACAGGATATGAACTAGATGCAATAGCAGCAGTTGTTATTGGTGGTACAAGTCTTTCAGGTGGAGAAGGTAAAATATCAGGAACAATAATAGGTGCATTAATTATTGGTGTAATTAGCAATGGACTAAATTTAATGAATGTATCCCCTTTCTATCAATCAATTGTAAAGGGTTTAGTAATATTAATAGCTGTTCTATTAGATAAGAAACAAAAAAATAACTAG
- the rbsB gene encoding ribose ABC transporter substrate-binding protein RbsB, with the protein MKRKSLKALALSMFCILVMCLFSGCSSRNDKKTIGLVLSTLDNPFFVSIKNGAETRAKELGYNLIVLNSENDPAKERSNVEDLIQVGVVALLINPTDSDAVSSSIKVANQKNVPVVTLDRKANEGKVAAHIASDNVAGGASAAEFALSKLKDKDKIKVVELQGTPGASATRDRGKGFDEDITKDSRVAIVSSQSADFDREKGLKVMENIIQAVPDFDVVFSQNDEMALGAAKALKTAKKDVVVIGFDGNLDAEDAILGGTMTATVAQQPEEIGAIGVDISKKIDNGEKIDKDIAASTKILTKDDLKNN; encoded by the coding sequence ATGAAAAGAAAGAGTTTAAAAGCTCTAGCATTATCTATGTTTTGTATATTAGTAATGTGTTTGTTTTCAGGATGTTCAAGTAGAAATGATAAAAAGACAATAGGATTAGTTTTATCTACTTTAGATAATCCATTCTTTGTTTCAATTAAAAATGGTGCAGAAACTAGGGCAAAGGAGTTAGGATATAATTTAATTGTTTTAAATTCTGAAAATGATCCAGCTAAAGAAAGATCTAATGTAGAGGATTTGATTCAAGTTGGTGTTGTTGCATTATTAATTAATCCAACAGATAGTGATGCTGTATCCTCATCAATAAAAGTTGCAAATCAAAAGAATGTTCCAGTAGTAACTTTGGATAGAAAAGCTAATGAAGGAAAGGTTGCAGCTCATATTGCATCAGATAATGTAGCAGGTGGAGCTTCAGCAGCGGAATTTGCATTAAGTAAATTAAAAGATAAGGATAAAATAAAAGTTGTAGAGTTACAAGGAACACCAGGTGCATCAGCAACAAGAGATAGAGGTAAAGGTTTTGACGAAGATATCACAAAAGACAGCAGGGTTGCTATAGTATCAAGTCAATCAGCAGATTTTGATAGAGAAAAAGGTCTTAAAGTTATGGAAAATATCATACAAGCGGTACCAGACTTTGATGTTGTATTTTCACAAAATGATGAGATGGCACTAGGAGCAGCAAAGGCATTAAAAACAGCTAAGAAAGATGTTGTAGTAATAGGATTTGATGGTAATCTAGATGCGGAAGATGCAATACTTGGAGGAACTATGACAGCAACAGTAGCTCAACAGCCAGAGGAAATCGGAGCTATTGGAGTTGATATATCAAAGAAAATAGATAATGGTGAAAAAATAGATAAAGATATAGCAGCTTCAACTAAAATTCTTACCAAAGATGATTTAAAGAACAATTAG
- a CDS encoding LacI family DNA-binding transcriptional regulator: MRSVTMSDIAQEAKVSKTTVSKVLNNREINVSDSTRQNILNIAKRLNYIPNGVARSLTTRRTNTIGIILPDIENPFFAAMAKTIEEMAENRGYNVILCNSYNNEEKEDKYIRLLISKLVDGVIYGSGGNSKESLNVLRSNKVPFVVVDRYIDSTYKYSGVFSKNIEGVKRGVRYLYDLNHRNIAFVGGSCKVKLAKMRNESYVEISKELGVYNKDLMVEADFSIEGGMRATENLLSITKDIDAIFYSSDVMALGGMKYLIRHGYKIPDDISVLGFDNINISALFEPELTTVAQPIYEIGKTSCELLIDIIEKNCEDRIIELDTNLIQRNSVKMKTE, encoded by the coding sequence ATGAGAAGTGTAACTATGAGTGATATTGCACAGGAAGCAAAGGTTTCCAAAACAACAGTATCTAAAGTTCTTAATAATAGAGAAATAAATGTTAGTGATTCCACAAGACAAAATATATTGAATATTGCTAAAAGACTTAATTATATTCCAAATGGAGTAGCAAGGAGTTTAACAACAAGAAGAACTAATACCATAGGAATAATACTACCTGATATTGAAAATCCTTTTTTTGCAGCTATGGCTAAAACAATTGAAGAAATGGCTGAGAACAGAGGATATAATGTTATTTTATGCAATTCATACAATAACGAAGAAAAGGAAGATAAATATATAAGACTCTTAATAAGTAAATTAGTTGATGGAGTAATTTATGGATCAGGTGGAAACAGCAAAGAAAGCTTAAATGTATTAAGAAGCAATAAAGTGCCTTTTGTTGTTGTTGATAGATATATAGATAGCACTTATAAATATAGTGGAGTATTTTCAAAAAACATTGAAGGTGTGAAAAGGGGCGTTAGATATCTTTATGATTTAAATCATAGAAACATTGCTTTTGTTGGTGGAAGCTGCAAAGTAAAATTAGCTAAAATGAGAAATGAAAGCTATGTAGAAATTAGTAAAGAATTAGGTGTATATAATAAAGATTTAATGGTAGAAGCTGACTTTTCAATTGAAGGTGGAATGAGAGCTACTGAAAATTTATTATCTATAACTAAAGATATTGATGCTATATTTTACAGCAGTGATGTAATGGCACTTGGTGGAATGAAATATTTAATACGACATGGATATAAAATTCCAGATGATATATCAGTATTAGGATTTGATAATATAAATATATCAGCTTTATTTGAACCAGAGCTTACAACTGTAGCACAACCTATATACGAAATAGGAAAAACTTCTTGTGAACTTCTAATAGATATAATTGAAAAGAATTGCGAAGATAGAATAATTGAATTAGATACTAATCTAATTCAAAGAAACAGTGTTAAAATGAAAACAGAATAA
- a CDS encoding YmaF family protein, with protein MENNYNNYGDYYDQNQKQAYERKSHNHEFQSMTDYEKDNEGMEHTHHIAGITGPSIRYEQSHIHRVRAYVDTSGDHYHEISDTTGPALYLNDKKHVHLIRGTTSYDDGHTHDYYFITLVEDPANIPEESKY; from the coding sequence ATGGAAAATAATTATAATAATTACGGTGATTATTATGATCAAAATCAAAAACAAGCATATGAAAGAAAAAGCCATAATCATGAATTTCAATCAATGACAGATTATGAAAAAGATAATGAAGGAATGGAACATACGCATCATATTGCTGGTATAACTGGTCCTTCAATTAGATATGAGCAATCTCATATTCATAGGGTGCGTGCATATGTAGATACATCAGGTGATCATTATCATGAAATAAGTGACACTACTGGTCCAGCTCTTTATTTAAATGATAAGAAACATGTTCATTTAATAAGGGGAACAACAAGCTATGATGATGGACATACTCATGATTATTATTTTATTACTCTAGTAGAAGATCCAGCTAATATACCAGAAGAGAGTAAGTATTAA
- a CDS encoding protein kinase domain-containing protein, translating into MIRIEIFYYIYNYLENKKQEYGEDNVNHFIDLYDNITNSRLKIIFAKMHFEINSLFKYLNQRLGTSHYTAAESRELIKWIDEIYEIQSNLKRTDLEFSINSYYQDIFTKCNEFLCESGGSPIPSEFKKVTLILIEPIFIIPNTTKVITGKVTALYPITLIGKGSYGQVFKYKDDYYNKYFVIKRASSNLTEKEYQRFKIEYEEMKKLNSPYVVEVYRFDDDKREYIMEYVDETLYKYVSTNNNKLTKGERKNIVLQILKAFEYIHNQNLLHRDISLTNILIKKYENLNVVKISDFGLVKTQNSNLTSINTELKGSLNDPDLDVYGFKNYGATHETYALTRVIYFVMTGRVKAEKFNNMAMKEFVLKGLDKDLNNRYQSIYELKVAFMKL; encoded by the coding sequence ATGATTAGAATAGAAATATTTTATTATATATATAATTATTTAGAAAACAAAAAGCAGGAATATGGGGAAGATAATGTAAATCATTTTATTGATCTATATGATAATATAACAAATAGTAGATTAAAAATTATTTTTGCTAAAATGCATTTTGAAATAAATTCTTTATTTAAGTATCTGAATCAAAGATTAGGGACATCTCATTATACGGCTGCTGAAAGTAGAGAACTTATTAAATGGATTGATGAAATATATGAAATTCAAAGTAATTTAAAAAGAACAGATTTAGAATTTTCTATAAATTCATATTACCAGGATATTTTTACGAAGTGTAATGAGTTTTTATGCGAATCAGGAGGAAGTCCAATACCATCAGAGTTTAAGAAAGTAACATTAATTTTGATAGAACCAATTTTTATAATTCCAAATACGACTAAAGTTATAACAGGAAAAGTCACAGCTTTGTATCCAATCACATTAATAGGCAAAGGATCATATGGACAAGTGTTTAAATATAAAGATGATTATTATAATAAATACTTCGTTATTAAGCGTGCAAGTAGCAATTTAACTGAAAAAGAGTATCAAAGATTTAAGATAGAATACGAGGAAATGAAAAAGCTTAATTCACCGTATGTAGTTGAGGTATATAGATTTGATGATGATAAACGTGAATATATAATGGAATACGTTGATGAGACATTATATAAATATGTAAGCACAAATAATAACAAGTTAACTAAAGGTGAACGAAAAAATATTGTTTTGCAAATATTGAAGGCATTTGAATATATTCACAATCAAAACTTATTACATAGAGATATCAGTTTAACAAATATTTTAATAAAGAAGTATGAGAATTTAAATGTAGTTAAAATATCAGATTTTGGACTAGTCAAAACACAAAATAGCAATCTAACAAGTATTAATACGGAATTAAAGGGATCATTAAATGATCCGGATTTGGATGTTTACGGATTTAAAAATTATGGTGCAACTCATGAAACCTATGCATTAACAAGAGTAATATATTTTGTTATGACAGGAAGAGTAAAGGCTGAAAAATTTAATAATATGGCTATGAAAGAATTTGTATTAAAAGGCCTTGATAAAGATTTAAATAATAGATATCAGAGTATTTATGAATTAAAGGTAGCATTCATGAAGCTATAA
- a CDS encoding helix-turn-helix domain-containing protein, whose protein sequence is MTDIFCAIDHILLYADYSDPQVHKHWAKHIFISLNGKMNCIIEGQKVECEGIMLSSNVFHTIESKGTVLVYLFDETTDVAKKIEETYLKKSKYKVINLSKVQKIKKIWNESMLNLNELKNIKDIYLKTHKKILEIIKLDVTRLYIDDDRIKEALLSLWNRKEINEGVIEELAEMVFLSQSRFSHLFKEQTSIPLNSFLVMMKIVKAYQYILEGKSITEASIQAGFNSSSHFATTNKRLLGISANEIKKCARIMQI, encoded by the coding sequence ATGACAGATATTTTTTGTGCTATAGATCATATTCTATTATATGCTGATTATAGTGATCCACAAGTGCACAAGCATTGGGCAAAGCATATATTTATTAGTTTAAATGGAAAAATGAATTGTATTATAGAAGGTCAAAAGGTGGAATGTGAAGGCATAATGCTTTCATCAAATGTATTTCATACTATTGAAAGTAAGGGAACAGTCTTAGTATATTTATTTGATGAAACTACAGATGTAGCAAAAAAAATTGAGGAAACGTATTTGAAAAAATCTAAATATAAAGTTATCAATTTAAGTAAAGTACAGAAAATTAAAAAAATCTGGAATGAAAGCATGTTAAACTTAAATGAACTCAAGAATATAAAAGATATTTATCTAAAAACACATAAAAAAATCTTAGAAATAATTAAATTAGATGTTACAAGATTGTATATTGATGATGATAGAATTAAAGAAGCATTGTTATCACTTTGGAATAGAAAAGAAATTAATGAAGGTGTAATAGAAGAATTAGCTGAAATGGTATTTTTATCGCAAAGTAGATTTTCTCATTTATTTAAAGAACAAACGAGTATACCACTTAATAGCTTTTTAGTAATGATGAAAATTGTAAAAGCATATCAATATATACTAGAAGGAAAGAGTATCACAGAAGCATCAATACAAGCAGGATTTAATAGCTCTTCGCATTTTGCAACAACCAACAAGCGTCTGCTTGGAATTAGTGCGAATGAAATAAAAAAATGCGCAAGGATAATGCAAATATAA
- a CDS encoding alpha/beta fold hydrolase produces MKKVKITFKKGLFKLNKQPNINYQLNRIIMWNDGDVEDIESIASKINDSETWKGELIRIGNMAKNEGRIKEAIAYYRMSEFFMYDGDEDKVKYYKLATDIFYDYYKDYFEDGTVKRYEVPYDNVNLPVLYAKAVGERKDIILLHGGNDSYMEELFFPMLYFSEHGFDVYLFEGPGQGSVMRIQGKHFNYQWEKPVTVILDYFKLDNVTIIGASLGGMLAPRAAAYEKRIKRVIAWSVFPSFYSVLLGMIPPSFKIAIKILIKLHLSFILNFAFRKKAKKDFTIDWGIKHGMYAYNAKSPYEYVIKLKKFQMINVGHLIDQDVLVIGANKDHFIDYKLFKEELDALNNVHSLTFRLFTDKECASNHCNMGNTKLVLDTMINWIKLIKL; encoded by the coding sequence ATGAAGAAAGTTAAAATTACCTTTAAAAAGGGCTTATTTAAATTAAATAAGCAACCTAATATTAATTATCAATTAAATCGTATAATAATGTGGAATGATGGTGATGTTGAAGATATTGAGAGCATTGCTAGTAAAATTAATGATAGTGAAACATGGAAGGGAGAGCTTATTAGAATAGGCAATATGGCAAAAAATGAAGGAAGAATAAAAGAAGCTATTGCTTATTATAGAATGAGTGAATTTTTTATGTATGACGGAGATGAGGATAAGGTTAAGTATTATAAATTGGCAACAGATATATTTTATGATTATTATAAGGATTATTTTGAAGATGGAACTGTAAAACGATATGAAGTCCCATATGATAATGTAAATCTTCCAGTATTATATGCAAAAGCAGTAGGTGAGAGGAAGGATATTATTTTGCTTCATGGAGGAAATGATTCATACATGGAAGAGTTATTTTTTCCAATGCTTTATTTTTCAGAGCATGGTTTTGATGTATATCTTTTTGAAGGGCCTGGACAAGGTAGCGTCATGAGAATTCAAGGAAAACATTTTAATTATCAATGGGAAAAGCCTGTCACAGTTATATTGGATTATTTTAAATTAGATAATGTCACAATTATAGGAGCATCCCTTGGCGGAATGTTAGCGCCAAGAGCTGCTGCTTATGAAAAGAGAATTAAAAGAGTTATTGCATGGTCAGTCTTTCCAAGCTTTTATTCTGTTTTATTAGGTATGATTCCACCATCATTTAAAATAGCAATAAAAATTTTAATTAAGCTTCATTTATCATTTATATTAAATTTTGCTTTTAGAAAGAAAGCTAAAAAAGATTTTACAATAGATTGGGGAATCAAACATGGAATGTATGCTTATAATGCAAAATCACCTTATGAGTATGTAATAAAACTTAAGAAATTTCAAATGATAAATGTTGGACATTTAATAGATCAAGATGTATTAGTAATTGGGGCAAATAAAGATCACTTTATTGATTATAAATTGTTTAAGGAGGAATTAGATGCTTTAAATAATGTACATTCTCTTACATTTCGTCTTTTTACAGATAAGGAATGTGCTTCAAATCATTGTAATATGGGAAATACAAAGTTAGTACTTGATACTATGATTAATTGGATTAAATTAATTAAATTATAG
- a CDS encoding zinc-ribbon domain-containing protein, producing the protein MEDKTLVCKDCGNEFVFTTGEQEFYKEKGFDNEPVRCPDCRRARKQQNNRR; encoded by the coding sequence ATGGAAGATAAGACTTTAGTATGTAAAGACTGTGGAAATGAATTTGTTTTCACAACTGGAGAACAAGAATTCTACAAAGAAAAAGGATTTGATAATGAACCAGTAAGATGTCCTGATTGTAGAAGAGCTAGAAAACAACAAAATAATAGAAGATAG
- a CDS encoding GNAT family N-acetyltransferase, whose protein sequence is MSDKIVIQAMKESDIEQVLNLWNDIFGTTLFLESSVTKSDLITYLKKNPDASSVACTDDGKVIGALLCGSDGVRGYIYHIAIYNEYRVNEIEKRMLDRSLLKLKEVGIKTGFIFTKSNNHEMDANFNSIGWVVIPNELNLGN, encoded by the coding sequence ATGAGTGATAAAATAGTAATTCAAGCTATGAAAGAGTCAGATATAGAGCAAGTACTAAATTTATGGAATGATATTTTTGGTACAACATTATTTTTAGAAAGTTCTGTTACAAAAAGTGATTTAATAACATATTTGAAGAAAAATCCAGATGCTAGTTCTGTAGCGTGTACAGATGATGGGAAAGTAATAGGGGCTCTATTATGCGGAAGCGATGGCGTTAGAGGATATATATATCATATTGCTATATATAATGAATATAGAGTTAATGAAATTGAAAAAAGGATGTTGGATCGTTCTTTATTAAAATTAAAAGAAGTTGGAATTAAAACAGGTTTCATATTTACGAAAAGCAACAATCATGAAATGGATGCAAATTTCAATTCTATAGGGTGGGTTGTAATTCCTAACGAACTTAATTTAGGTAATTAA
- a CDS encoding peptide deformylase — translation MIKPIVKDILFLGQKSEEATKNDIVVIDDLIDTLRANLEHCVGLAGNMIGVKKRILVFAVGNLIVPMINPVILKKEKLYETEESCLSLIGFRKTKRYEMIEVEYLDRNFKKQKQVFNGFTAQIIQHEMDHFEGIII, via the coding sequence ATGATAAAACCAATTGTAAAAGATATATTGTTTTTAGGACAAAAATCAGAAGAGGCAACTAAAAATGATATAGTAGTAATTGATGATTTAATAGATACATTAAGAGCAAACCTAGAGCATTGTGTTGGATTGGCTGGTAATATGATTGGAGTAAAAAAACGTATATTGGTATTTGCTGTAGGCAACCTTATTGTGCCTATGATAAATCCAGTTATATTAAAGAAGGAAAAGCTTTATGAAACAGAAGAGAGTTGTTTATCTTTAATTGGCTTTAGAAAAACAAAGAGATATGAAATGATAGAGGTGGAGTATCTTGATAGAAATTTTAAGAAGCAAAAGCAAGTGTTTAATGGATTTACAGCACAAATAATTCAGCATGAAATGGATCATTTTGAAGGTATAATAATCTAA
- a CDS encoding GNAT family N-acetyltransferase: MNIRNATIEDLQAITAVESRCFPAAEAASESDFKKRLTVYPNHFWLLEDEGKLVGFVNGMVTNESILSDEMFKDANLHNENGEWQMIFGVNTIPEYRRKGCAEKIINKVIYDAKKQGRKGLVLTCKEKLLHYYAKFGFKNEGVSESTHGGVVWYDMRLTF; this comes from the coding sequence ATGAATATAAGAAATGCAACCATTGAAGATTTACAAGCGATTACTGCTGTTGAATCAAGATGCTTTCCAGCAGCAGAAGCTGCTTCAGAAAGTGATTTTAAAAAGAGATTAACTGTATATCCTAATCATTTCTGGCTTTTAGAGGATGAGGGAAAACTAGTTGGTTTTGTAAATGGAATGGTGACAAATGAATCAATATTAAGTGATGAGATGTTTAAAGATGCTAATTTACATAACGAAAATGGTGAGTGGCAAATGATTTTCGGTGTAAACACTATACCTGAATATCGTAGAAAAGGTTGTGCAGAAAAAATAATCAATAAAGTAATTTATGATGCCAAAAAGCAAGGACGCAAGGGATTAGTGCTTACTTGCAAAGAAAAACTGTTGCATTATTATGCGAAATTTGGCTTTAAAAATGAAGGTGTTTCAGAATCAACACACGGAGGAGTAGTTTGGTATGATATGCGCTTGACTTTTTAA
- a CDS encoding Crp/Fnr family transcriptional regulator, with product MGLVVNGVFRSYYIDKTGNDITKYFYEEGGVLFSYLAHLCKNESMYYIQALEDSEIFVAKISDFEKIVEGNYQLLLFYKKMIDNVLVIKEEHASSFKLLDSTERYKQFINSYPELEKRLKQCHIASYLGITPVSLSRIRKKSNINK from the coding sequence ATAGGGCTTGTTGTTAATGGGGTTTTTCGTTCTTATTATATTGATAAAACAGGTAATGACATAACAAAATACTTTTATGAGGAGGGTGGAGTATTATTTTCTTATTTGGCACATCTATGTAAAAATGAATCTATGTATTATATACAAGCATTAGAAGATAGTGAAATTTTTGTAGCTAAGATTTCTGACTTTGAGAAAATAGTTGAAGGAAATTATCAATTACTTTTATTTTATAAAAAAATGATTGATAATGTTCTTGTTATAAAAGAAGAACATGCAAGTAGTTTTAAATTATTAGATAGCACGGAACGCTATAAGCAATTTATTAATTCATATCCAGAGTTGGAAAAGCGTCTTAAGCAATGTCATATTGCTTCATATTTAGGAATAACCCCTGTATCACTTAGCAGAATAAGAAAAAAATCCAATATTAACAAATGA
- a CDS encoding SDR family NAD(P)-dependent oxidoreductase, with translation MKNETVILITGCSTGIGRELCKILSDRGYIVVATARNVENLKDLPVSLKLSLDVTKKESISHAINEVISRFQRIDILVNNAGYSIRGALEEINVESAKNMFDVNVFGIINMIQDVVPIMRKKGAGKIINIGSISGKFVRAINGAYCASKFAVE, from the coding sequence ATGAAAAATGAAACAGTTATTTTAATTACAGGATGTTCTACAGGGATTGGACGAGAACTATGTAAGATTTTATCTGATAGAGGATATATAGTAGTTGCAACAGCTAGAAATGTGGAAAACTTGAAAGATTTGCCTGTATCATTAAAGTTGTCGTTAGATGTTACTAAAAAAGAATCTATTTCGCATGCAATAAATGAAGTTATATCGAGATTTCAAAGAATTGATATCCTGGTAAATAATGCAGGTTACTCAATTAGAGGAGCTTTGGAAGAGATTAATGTAGAGAGTGCAAAAAATATGTTTGATGTGAATGTGTTTGGCATAATTAATATGATTCAAGATGTTGTTCCTATAATGCGTAAGAAAGGAGCTGGTAAGATTATAAATATCGGCTCGATTTCTGGAAAATTTGTTCGAGCGATTAATGGAGCATATTGTGCATCGAAATTTGCAGTTGAATAA